In a genomic window of Mucilaginibacter sp. KACC 22063:
- a CDS encoding bifunctional 5,10-methylenetetrahydrofolate dehydrogenase/5,10-methenyltetrahydrofolate cyclohydrolase — translation MQLLDGKYVSEKLKLEIADEAARLLEKTGRKPHLVAVLVGHDGGSETYVASKMRNCEKVGFKSTLVRYEDSVTEEELLQKVAELNQDEDIDGIIVQLPLPKHIDPEKVTEKINPAKDVDGFHPINLGRMQRNLPSFIPATPYGITLMLKEYGIDTAGKHCVVVGRSNIVGSPMSILMARNTQPGNCTVTICHSRTPDIKKFTLDADILIVAIGKKNFITADMVKDGAVIIDVGMNRETSTATKSGYKLYGDVDFENVAPKASWITPVPGGVGLMTIIGLLKNTLASANKEVYK, via the coding sequence ATGCAACTACTCGACGGAAAATACGTATCTGAAAAATTAAAGCTTGAAATAGCTGACGAAGCAGCCAGACTATTAGAAAAAACCGGCCGTAAGCCGCATCTTGTGGCTGTACTTGTTGGCCATGATGGTGGCAGCGAAACTTACGTAGCCAGCAAAATGCGTAATTGCGAAAAGGTGGGCTTTAAATCTACCTTGGTAAGATATGAGGATAGCGTTACGGAAGAAGAGTTACTGCAAAAAGTAGCAGAACTTAACCAGGACGAAGATATTGACGGCATTATTGTTCAACTGCCATTACCAAAGCACATCGACCCTGAAAAGGTAACTGAGAAAATCAACCCGGCTAAAGATGTGGATGGCTTCCACCCTATCAACCTTGGTCGTATGCAGCGTAACCTGCCTTCATTTATACCGGCTACCCCTTACGGTATCACCTTAATGCTTAAAGAATACGGCATTGATACCGCAGGTAAACATTGTGTTGTAGTTGGCCGAAGCAATATCGTAGGTTCACCAATGAGCATCCTGATGGCACGTAATACCCAGCCGGGTAATTGTACCGTTACCATTTGCCATAGCCGCACACCTGATATCAAAAAGTTCACTTTAGATGCCGATATTTTGATCGTAGCTATTGGTAAAAAGAATTTCATTACCGCAGATATGGTTAAAGACGGCGCAGTGATCATTGATGTAGGCATGAACCGCGAAACATCAACCGCTACCAAATCCGGATACAAACTTTATGGTGATGTTGATTTTGAAAACGTTGCCCCTAAAGCATCATGGATTACCCCGGTACCGGGTGGAGTTGGCTTAATGACGATTATCGGCCTACTGAAGAACACACTGGCTTCTGCAAATAAAGAAGTTTATAAATAA
- the lepA gene encoding translation elongation factor 4, translating to MKHIRNFCIIAHIDHGKSTLADRLLEYTATVTQRESQAQLLDDMDLERERGITIKSHAIQMNYKLDGQDYVLNLIDTPGHVDFSYEVSRSIAACEGALLIVDASQGIQAQTISNLYLALENDLEIIPVLNKMDLPGAMPEEVKDQIVDLIGCKREEILAASGKTGMGVHDVLRAIVERVPAPVGDPEAPLQALIFDSVFNSFRGIIAYFKVVNGEIRKNTKVKFMATGKEYIADEVGTLKLNPLPKDVIKTGDVGYIISGIKEAREVKVGDTITLVERPAAEGIQGFEEVKPMVFAGIYPVDTEDYEELRESMAKLQLNDASLVFEPESSAALGFGFRCGFLGMLHMEIIQERLEREFDMTVITTVPNVSYIAFTTKGEELIVNNPSDLPDPSKMDFVEEPFIKANIITKAEFVGPVMSLCIQKRGVIVNQSYLTSDRVELVFEMPMGEIVFDFYDKLKTISKGYASFDYHQIGYRQSDLVRLDIRLNGEPVDALSSLIHRSNSYDFGKKICEKLKELIPRQQFEIAIQASIGAKVIARENVRALRKDVTAKCYGGDISRKRKLLEKQKKGKKRMRQVGNVEIPQSAFMAVLKLD from the coding sequence ATGAAGCACATTCGTAATTTTTGCATTATTGCACACATCGACCACGGTAAGAGTACACTTGCCGACAGGTTATTAGAATATACAGCTACAGTAACTCAGCGCGAGTCGCAAGCACAATTGCTTGATGATATGGACCTTGAGCGTGAGCGTGGTATTACCATTAAAAGTCACGCCATTCAGATGAACTATAAACTGGATGGACAGGACTACGTATTAAACCTGATTGATACCCCGGGGCACGTGGATTTTTCTTATGAAGTTTCCCGTTCTATAGCTGCCTGCGAAGGTGCGTTATTAATTGTAGATGCTTCGCAAGGTATCCAGGCGCAAACGATATCAAACCTTTACCTGGCTTTAGAGAACGACCTGGAAATTATCCCGGTGTTGAATAAAATGGACCTTCCGGGTGCTATGCCAGAGGAAGTGAAAGACCAGATTGTCGACCTGATCGGTTGTAAGCGTGAAGAAATTTTAGCTGCTTCGGGTAAAACGGGTATGGGTGTGCATGATGTTTTACGTGCCATTGTTGAACGTGTACCGGCACCGGTAGGTGATCCTGAAGCACCGCTTCAGGCATTGATCTTCGACTCTGTATTTAATTCTTTCCGCGGTATTATTGCTTACTTCAAGGTAGTTAACGGCGAGATCCGTAAAAATACCAAAGTAAAATTCATGGCCACCGGTAAGGAATACATTGCCGATGAGGTAGGGACATTGAAACTTAATCCACTGCCAAAAGATGTCATTAAAACCGGCGACGTAGGTTATATCATTTCTGGTATTAAAGAGGCACGCGAGGTAAAAGTTGGTGATACCATCACTTTGGTTGAGCGTCCGGCAGCCGAAGGCATCCAGGGTTTTGAAGAAGTAAAGCCAATGGTATTTGCCGGTATTTACCCGGTTGATACCGAAGACTATGAAGAGCTTCGCGAGTCAATGGCTAAACTACAGCTTAACGATGCATCTTTGGTTTTTGAACCAGAATCATCTGCGGCTTTAGGCTTTGGTTTCCGTTGCGGTTTCCTGGGCATGCTTCACATGGAGATCATCCAGGAGCGTTTGGAGCGCGAGTTCGACATGACGGTAATTACAACCGTCCCCAACGTGTCGTACATTGCATTTACCACCAAAGGCGAAGAGCTGATTGTAAACAATCCATCTGACTTGCCCGATCCAAGCAAGATGGACTTTGTTGAAGAGCCTTTTATTAAAGCAAACATCATTACTAAAGCCGAATTTGTTGGTCCGGTAATGTCTTTATGTATACAGAAACGTGGTGTAATTGTCAATCAGTCTTATCTGACATCAGACCGTGTAGAATTGGTGTTTGAAATGCCTATGGGCGAGATCGTGTTCGACTTTTATGATAAACTGAAAACTATCTCTAAAGGCTATGCTTCGTTTGACTATCACCAAATCGGTTACCGCCAGTCTGATCTTGTACGTCTGGATATTCGCCTGAACGGTGAGCCTGTGGATGCACTATCATCACTGATCCACCGTAGCAACTCATACGATTTTGGTAAGAAGATCTGCGAAAAGCTGAAAGAGCTGATTCCGCGCCAGCAGTTTGAAATTGCCATACAAGCTTCTATCGGTGCTAAAGTTATTGCCCGCGAGAACGTACGCGCCCTACGTAAAGACGTAACCGCTAAATGTTATGGTGGTGATATTTCGCGTAAGCGTAAATTGTTGGAGAAACAGAAAAAAGGTAAAAAGCGTATGCGCCAGGTTGGTAACGTAGAAATACCGCAATCGGCGTTTATGGCTGTATTGAAACTGGATTAA
- a CDS encoding fructosamine kinase family protein, with product MAPMQAVLTDIENKLSVVLKDNVKINSTTAVSGGSINQAYCLGTNQGKLMLKQNSKAAYPDMFACEALGLETIGDTRTIAVPQVILQSDFEDKSYLVMEWIESRRATEKGAERLGRKLARMHKHSHSAFGFNSDNYMGSMRQFNQKHETWSAFFVEQRLQPMVKAAIDKNKLNLTDLKNFELLYQKLNNLFDQEAPSLIHGDLWSGNYLIATNETPYLIDPAVSYGNREFDIAMTTLFGGFSPRFYEAYQETFPLNADWRQRIDLWNLYPLLLHLNLFGLSYLGQVRDALESYI from the coding sequence ATGGCACCAATGCAAGCTGTTTTAACTGATATAGAAAATAAATTATCGGTTGTATTAAAAGATAACGTTAAGATAAACAGCACAACGGCCGTTAGTGGCGGCAGTATCAATCAGGCTTATTGCCTTGGAACCAACCAGGGTAAATTAATGCTGAAACAGAACAGTAAAGCTGCTTATCCGGATATGTTTGCTTGCGAAGCTTTAGGTTTAGAAACAATAGGTGATACCAGGACGATTGCAGTACCGCAGGTAATACTGCAAAGTGATTTTGAAGATAAAAGTTACCTGGTGATGGAGTGGATTGAAAGCCGGCGTGCAACTGAGAAAGGAGCAGAGCGCTTAGGTAGAAAACTTGCTCGAATGCATAAGCACTCGCATAGTGCATTTGGTTTTAATAGCGATAATTACATGGGTTCAATGCGGCAATTTAATCAGAAGCACGAAACATGGTCTGCCTTTTTTGTAGAGCAGCGATTACAGCCAATGGTTAAAGCTGCTATTGATAAAAATAAGCTTAACCTTACTGATTTAAAGAACTTTGAGTTATTATATCAAAAGCTAAACAACCTGTTTGACCAGGAAGCGCCTTCTCTTATTCATGGCGACCTGTGGAGTGGCAATTACTTAATAGCAACCAATGAAACGCCATACCTGATAGACCCGGCAGTTAGCTACGGCAACCGCGAGTTTGATATAGCCATGACTACCTTATTCGGTGGTTTTTCGCCCCGCTTCTACGAAGCTTATCAGGAAACTTTTCCTTTAAATGCAGACTGGCGACAAAGGATTGATTTATGGAATTTGTACCCTTTGCTGCTACACTTAAACTTGTTTGGATTGAGTTACCTTGGGCAGGTAAGGGACGCACTGGAGAGTTATATTTAA
- a CDS encoding DNA polymerase Y family protein: MNQNSIHAKTEARVLFVDMDSFFARCEQQVNYWLRNRPVGVCVYTGKYGCVISLSKEAKALGIKAGTRLNDVMELCPDFVPIESNPTRYREFHVRIISVLQRYCQEVVPKSIDEAIINLTDYKLVHPDPVKVARQIKQDILNEVGDWLTCSVGIAPNAFLAKLGSVIGKKGDGLQVIDHDNIDDVLRKLKLGDLPGIGKQMCYRLERNGVNTPLEMRYTSAQKLKAIFKSIEGIYWHYRLNFIETNIVAHDYKGMQSMRQVSKDKRENPEYMQQLFLTLCCTLEKRMVRHKFYCKAIGFSLHYVNGDRWEDGFRITTPVQDAISLMNMIKLRISQFEEKTKSAPVFNNQISSIRIAVTDFIENGHMLYSLFEDMDQKETARKTMHAIKDRFGYNKIMRAVEMTDNTVIKDVIGFGSVKDLTDLDYATIPRYE, from the coding sequence GTGAACCAAAACTCGATACATGCGAAAACCGAAGCCCGTGTACTCTTTGTAGACATGGACAGCTTCTTTGCCCGTTGCGAGCAACAGGTTAACTACTGGCTGCGCAACAGACCTGTTGGTGTTTGTGTTTATACCGGCAAATACGGCTGTGTGATCTCTTTATCTAAAGAGGCTAAAGCGCTCGGCATAAAAGCCGGAACCCGCCTTAATGATGTAATGGAACTTTGCCCCGACTTTGTTCCGATAGAAAGCAACCCTACACGCTACCGCGAATTTCATGTTAGAATAATTTCTGTTTTACAGCGCTATTGTCAGGAGGTGGTCCCGAAAAGTATCGACGAGGCAATCATAAACCTTACCGACTACAAACTGGTACACCCCGACCCTGTTAAGGTTGCCCGGCAAATTAAGCAGGATATATTAAATGAGGTTGGCGATTGGCTCACTTGTTCTGTAGGTATTGCGCCCAATGCTTTTTTAGCTAAGCTTGGTTCAGTGATCGGGAAAAAAGGTGATGGCCTGCAGGTGATTGATCATGATAATATTGATGATGTTTTACGAAAACTAAAACTTGGCGACCTGCCAGGCATCGGCAAGCAAATGTGCTACCGGCTTGAACGTAATGGCGTTAACACCCCTCTTGAAATGCGCTATACATCGGCGCAAAAGCTTAAAGCCATATTTAAAAGTATTGAAGGTATTTACTGGCATTACCGTTTAAATTTTATTGAGACCAATATCGTTGCGCACGATTATAAAGGTATGCAATCTATGCGCCAGGTATCAAAAGACAAGCGGGAGAACCCTGAATACATGCAGCAACTGTTTTTAACACTTTGCTGCACGCTTGAAAAGCGGATGGTTAGGCATAAGTTTTACTGCAAAGCCATAGGCTTTAGTTTGCATTATGTGAACGGCGACCGTTGGGAAGATGGTTTCCGCATTACCACACCTGTACAGGATGCCATTAGCCTGATGAATATGATTAAGCTTCGTATCAGCCAATTTGAGGAGAAAACGAAATCTGCACCTGTTTTTAACAACCAGATCTCCAGCATCCGCATAGCCGTGACTGATTTTATTGAAAACGGGCACATGCTGTATTCGCTGTTTGAGGATATGGACCAGAAAGAAACTGCCCGTAAAACCATGCATGCCATTAAAGATCGCTTTGGTTACAACAAAATTATGCGTGCGGTTGAAATGACAGACAACACCGTAATTAAAGACGTGATCGGCTTTGGTTCGGTGAAAGATTTAACAGATTTAGATTATGCAACTATACCGAGATATGAGTAA
- a CDS encoding sigma-54-dependent transcriptional regulator, with amino-acid sequence MAKILIIDDERAIRNTLREILEYEDYEVEDVDNGIDGLQMIRNNSYDLVLCDIKMNRMDGMEVLTEGLTIKPDLPFIMISGHGTVETAVEASKKGAFDFISKPPDLNRLLITVRNALDRGSLVTEAKTLKRKVSKVRPILGNSQAIVKIKETIDRVAPTDARVLITGANGSGKELVARWLHEKSNRANAPIIEVNCAAIPSELIESELFGHEKGSFTSAVKQRIGKFESASGGTLFLDEIGDMSHSAQAKVLRALQESKITRVGGEKEIEVDVRVVAATNKDLLREIELGNFRMDLYHRLSVILIHVPPLGERREDIPLLTQSFLEEICSEYGMPVKKVSEAGMEALKALPWTGNIRELRNMVERLIILSDKVITDGDVKAFANPSAPVTAATIGSGGEITATAPQTDFDQFKNFQEYKDHAEREYIKFKLEKNNWNVSKTADDIDIQRSHLYSKIEKYGLKRGE; translated from the coding sequence ATGGCTAAAATCCTGATTATTGATGACGAGCGCGCTATCCGCAACACGCTCAGAGAGATTCTTGAATACGAAGATTACGAAGTAGAAGATGTAGATAACGGTATTGATGGGTTACAAATGATCCGCAATAATAGTTATGACCTTGTACTGTGTGATATTAAAATGAACCGCATGGACGGCATGGAGGTATTAACCGAAGGCCTGACCATTAAACCCGATCTACCGTTTATAATGATATCTGGCCACGGCACCGTTGAAACAGCCGTGGAAGCAAGTAAAAAAGGCGCCTTCGATTTTATATCAAAACCACCTGATCTTAACCGTTTATTAATTACCGTACGCAACGCGCTTGACCGCGGCAGTTTGGTAACCGAGGCAAAAACTTTAAAACGTAAGGTTTCTAAAGTACGCCCAATATTAGGTAACTCGCAGGCTATCGTTAAAATCAAAGAAACCATTGATCGCGTTGCCCCTACTGATGCCCGTGTATTAATTACCGGTGCCAATGGTAGCGGTAAAGAACTGGTGGCACGCTGGTTACACGAAAAATCAAACCGGGCTAACGCTCCTATTATAGAAGTAAACTGTGCGGCTATTCCTTCAGAATTAATTGAAAGTGAGCTTTTCGGACATGAAAAGGGTTCATTTACCTCAGCTGTAAAACAGCGTATCGGTAAGTTTGAATCGGCAAGTGGTGGTACTTTATTCCTTGATGAAATTGGCGACATGAGCCATTCGGCACAGGCTAAAGTATTACGTGCCTTGCAGGAAAGCAAAATAACCCGGGTAGGTGGCGAAAAGGAAATTGAGGTTGACGTTCGCGTTGTTGCGGCAACCAACAAAGACCTTTTAAGAGAGATTGAATTAGGCAATTTCCGGATGGACTTGTACCATCGTTTAAGTGTGATCCTGATCCATGTGCCACCACTGGGAGAACGCCGCGAAGACATCCCACTGTTAACACAGTCTTTCCTGGAAGAAATTTGCAGTGAATACGGTATGCCTGTCAAAAAAGTATCTGAAGCAGGTATGGAAGCGCTTAAAGCCCTACCGTGGACAGGTAACATTCGTGAATTGCGCAATATGGTTGAGCGCTTAATCATCCTGAGCGACAAGGTAATTACCGATGGTGATGTAAAGGCCTTTGCTAATCCATCTGCCCCGGTTACAGCAGCAACGATTGGCTCTGGTGGCGAAATTACAGCAACCGCACCGCAGACAGATTTCGATCAGTTCAAGAACTTCCAGGAATATAAGGACCATGCAGAACGTGAGTACATCAAGTTCAAACTGGAAAAAAACAACTGGAACGTATCAAAAACTGCTGATGACATTGACATACAACGAAGTCACTTGTATAGCAAAATAGAAAAGTACGGATTAAAAAGGGGCGAATAA
- a CDS encoding putative DNA modification/repair radical SAM protein: MNADRITEKLNILADAAKYDVSCASSGSKRKNKDKGLGNASNGICHTYTEDGRCVSLLKILLTNFCIYDCAYCVSRKSNDIKRAAFTVQEVVDLTINFYRRNYIEGLFLSSGIFKDADYTMERLVLVAKKLRTEHNFNGYIHLKSIPGASDELMREAGLYADRLSVNLEMPTEEGLKLLAPDKNRQEMIKPMGFLKNEIILRTEEKKLFKKAPMFAPAGQSTQVIIGATPETDQQILTTSDQFYKNYKLKRVYYSGYVPVLSDSRLPALNTSVPMVRENRLYQADWLMRNYYFNVDEIVNPNNPLLDLDIDPKLSWALRNMQVFPLDINRADLQMILRVPGIGLQSAHKIVAARQFNHLNWEQLKKIGVAVNRARYFITCKSPKYERRDLTATAIKQYILAESQSKYLKNIPNQLNLF; encoded by the coding sequence ATGAATGCGGACAGGATAACGGAGAAGTTGAATATTTTAGCGGATGCTGCAAAATATGATGTATCATGTGCATCAAGCGGCAGCAAGCGTAAAAATAAAGATAAAGGTTTAGGTAATGCCAGCAACGGGATATGCCATACTTATACCGAAGATGGTCGATGCGTATCATTACTTAAAATTTTATTAACCAACTTTTGCATTTATGACTGTGCCTACTGTGTTTCGCGAAAAAGTAACGACATAAAACGGGCGGCATTTACTGTGCAAGAGGTAGTGGACCTGACCATCAACTTTTACCGCCGTAATTATATAGAGGGCTTATTTTTAAGTTCGGGTATATTTAAAGATGCCGACTATACAATGGAACGCCTTGTGCTGGTGGCGAAAAAGCTGCGTACCGAGCATAACTTTAACGGTTATATCCATTTAAAATCTATTCCCGGTGCAAGTGATGAGCTAATGCGCGAAGCCGGTTTATATGCCGACCGCCTGAGCGTTAATTTAGAGATGCCTACAGAAGAAGGCTTAAAACTATTGGCACCTGATAAGAACCGGCAGGAAATGATAAAGCCGATGGGCTTTCTTAAAAATGAGATCATTTTACGAACTGAGGAGAAGAAGCTTTTTAAGAAAGCGCCGATGTTTGCCCCGGCCGGGCAAAGCACACAGGTAATTATAGGTGCCACACCAGAAACCGATCAGCAGATACTAACTACTTCAGATCAGTTCTATAAAAATTATAAACTCAAAAGGGTTTATTACTCGGGGTATGTACCTGTTTTGAGCGACAGCCGTTTGCCTGCATTAAATACAAGTGTACCTATGGTACGCGAGAACCGGCTTTACCAGGCCGATTGGTTAATGCGTAATTATTATTTTAATGTTGATGAAATTGTAAATCCCAATAATCCGCTTCTGGACTTGGATATCGACCCTAAATTGAGTTGGGCATTACGAAATATGCAGGTGTTTCCATTAGATATTAACCGGGCCGATCTGCAAATGATTTTAAGGGTGCCGGGTATTGGTTTGCAGTCGGCTCATAAAATAGTGGCTGCCCGCCAGTTTAACCATTTAAACTGGGAGCAACTAAAAAAGATTGGTGTGGCTGTTAATAGGGCGCGTTATTTTATTACCTGTAAAAGCCCTAAATACGAACGTCGGGATTTAACAGCAACAGCCATTAAACAATATATCTTGGCCGAATCGCAGAGTAAGTATTTAAAAAATATACCCAATCAGTTAAATCTGTTTTAA
- a CDS encoding TIGR03915 family putative DNA repair protein: MTTLIYDGSFEGLLTAVYEVYAHKLTHVRMQKGEWHNTALFENVMKVVTDNNRASRVLKGLKEKLTPMGLQRLYAAHLAEMDGEDDNLMGYIRYVFDANQNIEEDYGNKYVMRVSEIVRMVRREKHRMEAFVRFQELKDRTFYSAIEPDFNVLPLLIKHFKSRYADQRWIIYDIKRSYGIYYDLHDTQFISLDFATINPGNAISVYNENEGMYQSLWQNYFNSVNIPARKNTKLHLRHIPKRYWKHLTEKI, from the coding sequence ATGACCACACTGATATACGACGGATCTTTTGAAGGTTTGCTTACGGCAGTGTATGAAGTTTATGCACATAAACTTACGCATGTACGGATGCAAAAAGGGGAGTGGCATAATACTGCACTATTTGAAAACGTGATGAAGGTGGTTACTGACAATAACCGTGCATCGCGTGTATTGAAAGGCTTAAAAGAAAAGTTGACACCGATGGGCCTGCAACGTTTGTATGCTGCGCATCTGGCAGAGATGGACGGCGAGGATGATAATTTGATGGGTTACATCCGCTATGTTTTTGATGCAAACCAAAATATAGAAGAGGACTATGGTAATAAATATGTGATGCGCGTTTCTGAAATTGTACGGATGGTACGCCGTGAAAAGCACCGCATGGAAGCCTTTGTCCGTTTCCAGGAGTTGAAGGATAGAACTTTTTATTCGGCCATTGAGCCGGATTTTAATGTGCTGCCTTTGTTGATTAAACATTTTAAAAGCCGCTACGCCGATCAGCGCTGGATTATTTATGACATTAAACGCAGCTACGGTATTTACTATGACCTGCACGATACGCAATTTATCTCGCTTGATTTTGCCACTATTAATCCGGGAAATGCCATATCTGTTTACAATGAAAACGAAGGCATGTATCAATCATTATGGCAAAATTATTTTAACAGCGTAAACATTCCGGCACGTAAAAATACTAAGCTCCATTTAAGGCATATACCAAAACGTTACTGGAAACATCTGACAGAAAAAATTTAA
- a CDS encoding PhoH family protein: protein MAKGNASRTTGSNKIFVLDTSVILYDHNAFENFQEHDVAIPVQVLEELDNMKTGNDTRNFEARSFIRLMDEFSTQHTLNDWLPLNGTHKGNFKVVMDVSTSHINAEEVFGSSKTDHRILNAALSLQQEYSQKKVILVSKDICLRLKAKSLNLQAEDYETGKVKNLDELYTGKNTVNKVTEKALNQFIKQGVTSPDSFGITPPKGNRFFLINSKNKTAAGFYHTQTGSLQHITEQPVFNIYPKNPEQAFAIHALLDPDIKLVTIQGNAGTGKTLIALASALEQRKTYRQIYVTRPIVPLSNKDIGFLPGDVKSKVDPYMAPIWDNLKYIREQFAEDPKMQAKIDELVTSDKISIAPLAFIRGRTLTKIFFIVDEAQNLTPHEIKTIISRAGENSKFVFTGDIYQIDTPYLDAESNGLSYLIDKAKDHPLYAHITLQKGERSELANLANELL, encoded by the coding sequence ATGGCTAAAGGGAACGCAAGCCGAACTACAGGCAGTAACAAAATTTTTGTTTTAGATACATCTGTGATCCTTTATGATCACAACGCTTTTGAAAACTTCCAGGAACATGATGTGGCTATTCCGGTTCAGGTACTTGAAGAGCTGGACAATATGAAAACCGGTAATGATACGCGCAATTTTGAAGCACGTAGCTTTATCAGACTAATGGACGAATTTTCAACTCAGCATACGCTTAACGACTGGCTGCCATTAAACGGTACCCATAAGGGTAACTTTAAGGTGGTGATGGATGTAAGTACCAGCCATATCAATGCAGAAGAGGTATTTGGCTCGTCAAAGACAGACCACCGCATTTTAAATGCTGCTTTAAGCCTGCAACAAGAATATTCGCAAAAGAAGGTAATATTAGTTTCGAAAGATATATGCCTTCGGCTGAAAGCTAAATCGCTTAATCTGCAAGCAGAAGATTATGAGACAGGTAAGGTCAAAAACCTAGACGAACTTTATACCGGTAAAAACACCGTAAATAAAGTAACCGAAAAAGCTTTAAATCAGTTTATAAAGCAGGGAGTAACCAGCCCGGATAGCTTTGGGATTACGCCGCCTAAAGGCAATCGTTTTTTCCTGATCAATAGTAAAAATAAAACCGCTGCCGGATTTTATCACACACAAACAGGCTCATTACAGCACATCACCGAACAGCCAGTTTTTAATATCTATCCTAAAAACCCCGAACAGGCATTTGCTATACATGCCTTGCTTGATCCGGATATCAAACTGGTCACCATACAAGGCAACGCAGGTACAGGTAAAACACTAATTGCTTTAGCGAGTGCATTGGAACAACGTAAAACCTACAGGCAAATCTATGTTACCCGGCCAATTGTACCGCTGAGCAACAAGGATATAGGCTTTTTGCCTGGCGATGTAAAAAGCAAGGTGGACCCCTACATGGCACCGATATGGGATAACCTGAAATACATCCGTGAGCAATTTGCAGAAGACCCTAAAATGCAGGCAAAGATTGACGAACTCGTTACAAGCGATAAGATTTCTATTGCACCATTGGCATTTATTCGCGGCAGGACACTTACCAAAATATTCTTTATTGTAGACGAAGCGCAGAATCTTACACCGCATGAAATAAAGACCATTATTTCAAGGGCAGGAGAGAATAGCAAATTTGTATTTACTGGCGATATATACCAGATTGATACACCCTATCTGGATGCAGAAAGTAATGGCTTATCATACCTGATTGATAAGGCAAAAGACCATCCGTTATACGCTCACATTACCTTGCAAAAAGGGGAGCGCAGCGAACTGGCCAATCTGGCTAATGAATTGTTATAA